The following proteins are encoded in a genomic region of Reichenbachiella sp.:
- a CDS encoding TonB-dependent receptor plug domain-containing protein, whose product MARLPLLILLFLFSFIAYSQQLTVLDKATQLGIAKATILSQNSKSTLSTNAQGQVRLEAEAASERLIIDHPSYKPVLVAGITADTTVYLTEQIIEIDEVVISANKWEQDREEVPNEILTISAKQIERNNPQTSADMLGQSGQVFVQKSQMGGGSPMIRGFSANAVLIVLDGIRINNAIYRGGNLQNVIMLDPNLLSGSEVIFGPGSSAYGSDALGGVMDFHTIRPAYTDSKALQAHGVGMMRFSTANLEKTSHFHVNVQNNKWSNTLGLTYGDYEDLRAGANRPSDYPDFGKRLEYIEQVNGQDVIVQNDNVNMQRFSGYHQYNIMNKLSYRISKESELMHTLYYTTSSDIPRYDRLIERDENDVLVNAEWYYGPQEFLLNAITFSNYSSNFFYDGAKVILSNQRVKESRNDRKYQSTSFRSRSEEVNVYALNVDLDKELSAKSELYYGIELFYNDVNSSAYLKDVATEVVSPTSTRYPDGGSKYSSAAAYGSLKSRLSDAVVFTGGLRYTYVHLVSEFEDKSFFNFPYDEIELKNDALSGSLGLVVSPVKSLRWNLIFSSGFRSPNVDDVGKVFDSEPGSVVVPNEDLSPEYTLNYETGVNWKIADRITIEGSLYYTQLRDAMVRRPFTFDGQTTIIYDGVESDVEALVNVGEAYLWGYSIGLSAKLTERMVLRARVNNNDGEDEVDHVPLRHTNPLFGNVSLSYRTKKLMLEGYTNFQGKRTWEDLAPSEQAKTHLYTAEGALAWYTLNIRSSYQISEKLSATAALENILDKHYRPYSSGISAPGINGILSARYTF is encoded by the coding sequence ATGGCAAGATTACCCCTGCTGATTTTACTATTTCTTTTCTCGTTTATTGCCTATTCGCAGCAGCTCACTGTTCTGGATAAGGCTACTCAGCTTGGGATTGCGAAGGCGACTATATTATCTCAGAATTCAAAAAGCACTTTGTCCACCAATGCGCAAGGGCAGGTAAGGCTAGAGGCAGAAGCGGCTAGCGAAAGATTGATTATTGATCATCCGTCCTATAAGCCAGTCCTGGTGGCAGGAATCACTGCAGATACTACGGTATATCTCACAGAGCAAATCATAGAAATCGACGAAGTAGTGATATCCGCCAATAAATGGGAGCAGGACAGAGAAGAAGTACCTAATGAAATACTGACGATCTCTGCCAAGCAAATCGAAAGAAACAATCCGCAGACTTCGGCTGACATGCTGGGGCAGTCTGGACAGGTTTTCGTTCAGAAAAGCCAAATGGGAGGAGGAAGCCCGATGATCAGAGGATTCTCAGCCAATGCCGTCCTGATTGTATTAGACGGTATTCGGATCAATAATGCCATTTATCGTGGGGGTAACCTGCAAAATGTGATTATGCTGGATCCCAATTTGTTGTCAGGTTCTGAAGTGATATTTGGGCCAGGTTCATCCGCATATGGGAGTGATGCATTGGGTGGTGTCATGGATTTTCACACCATTAGACCGGCTTATACAGATAGCAAAGCGCTACAGGCCCATGGAGTTGGGATGATGCGTTTTTCTACTGCCAACCTTGAGAAAACGAGCCACTTCCATGTCAACGTACAAAATAACAAATGGAGCAATACACTGGGTCTTACCTATGGGGATTATGAGGACTTGAGGGCTGGTGCCAATCGACCGTCTGACTATCCTGATTTTGGGAAAAGACTAGAATACATAGAGCAAGTCAATGGGCAAGATGTCATAGTTCAAAATGACAACGTAAATATGCAAAGGTTTTCCGGCTACCATCAGTATAACATCATGAACAAACTGAGCTATAGGATTTCCAAGGAATCTGAATTGATGCACACATTGTATTACACCACTTCGTCGGATATTCCTCGATATGATCGACTGATAGAAAGAGATGAGAATGATGTACTGGTTAATGCAGAATGGTACTACGGCCCTCAGGAATTTTTGCTCAATGCCATCACATTTTCGAACTACAGTTCCAACTTCTTCTACGACGGTGCGAAAGTGATTCTTTCTAACCAGCGGGTAAAAGAAAGTCGCAATGATCGAAAGTATCAATCCACCAGCTTTCGATCCAGATCGGAGGAAGTAAACGTGTATGCACTTAATGTAGACTTGGATAAAGAACTATCAGCTAAAAGTGAATTGTACTATGGAATTGAACTTTTTTATAATGACGTAAATTCCTCGGCCTATCTAAAAGACGTAGCTACCGAAGTGGTGTCTCCTACCTCTACACGTTATCCGGATGGCGGTAGCAAGTATTCGTCCGCAGCGGCTTATGGGAGTTTAAAGTCTCGTTTAAGTGACGCCGTAGTTTTTACTGGAGGCCTTCGGTATACTTATGTACATCTAGTATCTGAATTTGAAGATAAATCCTTTTTCAATTTTCCATATGATGAGATCGAACTGAAAAATGACGCGTTGAGTGGTTCGCTTGGCTTGGTAGTAAGTCCTGTGAAGAGCTTGCGATGGAACCTGATTTTTTCTAGCGGATTTAGATCACCTAATGTAGACGATGTAGGTAAGGTCTTCGACTCGGAGCCAGGTAGCGTGGTCGTGCCAAATGAAGATTTGTCGCCAGAATACACCTTGAACTACGAGACAGGAGTCAACTGGAAAATAGCAGATAGAATCACCATCGAAGGTAGTTTGTATTACACGCAGCTGAGAGATGCCATGGTGCGAAGACCATTTACCTTCGATGGGCAGACAACAATTATTTACGATGGCGTCGAAAGTGATGTCGAGGCCTTGGTTAATGTAGGGGAGGCTTACCTATGGGGCTATTCTATTGGTCTGTCGGCCAAACTTACCGAACGCATGGTACTCAGGGCTCGAGTGAACAACAATGACGGCGAAGACGAAGTAGATCACGTGCCCTTGCGTCATACCAATCCACTGTTTGGGAATGTATCTCTAAGCTACCGAACGAAAAAACTGATGCTGGAGGGTTACACTAATTTCCAAGGTAAAAGAACCTGGGAGGATTTAGCGCCGAGCGAGCAGGCCAAAACTCATCTATATACAGCAGAAGGTGCTCTGGCTTGGTATACCTTGAACATCCGGTCCTCTTATCAGATCAGTGAAAAGCTGAGTGCGACAGCAGCATTGGAGAATATTCTCGACAAGCATTATCGCCCTTATTCTTCTGGTATCAGCGCACCGGGGATCAATGGCATACTGAGTGCGCGGTATACTTTTTAG
- a CDS encoding redoxin domain-containing protein produces the protein MARSITLRGNIKAPNFDVEDIFGNRINLRNYRGKRVFVGFFRHAGCPFCNLRVNKLESAQAQLKEKNMEMVFFFESTKMRLLASKYHTDIHTIPMVADPEKQYYNLYGVENSPLKSAKSHFMSLIQTAIKAKLKSLPVHWMADNESISTIPAEFLIDENGVIRVVHYARDLTDELSTDLITQFAEEGVTNRKAVV, from the coding sequence ATGGCTAGAAGTATTACACTGAGAGGAAACATCAAAGCACCCAATTTTGATGTGGAGGATATTTTTGGGAATCGGATCAATCTTCGAAACTATAGAGGTAAGCGCGTATTTGTGGGGTTTTTCAGGCATGCAGGCTGCCCTTTTTGCAACCTAAGGGTCAATAAGTTGGAGTCTGCTCAAGCTCAGCTCAAAGAAAAGAACATGGAAATGGTCTTCTTCTTTGAGTCTACTAAAATGAGACTCCTGGCCAGCAAGTACCATACAGACATACACACCATTCCTATGGTCGCTGATCCTGAGAAGCAATATTACAATCTGTACGGGGTAGAAAACTCACCATTGAAATCAGCCAAAAGTCATTTCATGTCCTTGATTCAAACGGCAATCAAGGCCAAACTGAAGAGTCTGCCCGTGCATTGGATGGCGGACAATGAATCGATCAGCACGATCCCCGCAGAATTCTTGATCGATGAAAATGGTGTGATCCGAGTCGTTCATTATGCTCGCGACCTAACAGACGAATTGTCTACGGATTTGATTACTCAGTTTGCAGAGGAGGGGGTGACGAATCGGAAAGCAGTGGTTTAG
- a CDS encoding type II toxin-antitoxin system VapC family toxin, which translates to MNGNRLFVDTNILIYLLNGDPEVTQILDGKQLAISIITELELLAVPNLSKKEQSLIEQLINDCQVINISSGIKKVTIEIRKSRRLKLPDAIVAASSFYSKLPLLTADKAFEKIDELDVIIYSAE; encoded by the coding sequence ATGAATGGGAATAGGCTCTTTGTAGACACCAATATTTTAATTTACCTTCTAAACGGAGACCCTGAAGTCACACAAATTCTTGACGGAAAACAACTCGCAATATCAATAATAACTGAGCTTGAGCTACTGGCGGTGCCAAACTTATCGAAGAAAGAGCAGTCCTTAATCGAGCAACTAATTAATGATTGCCAAGTCATAAACATCAGTTCTGGCATCAAAAAAGTAACCATAGAAATTAGAAAATCCAGAAGGTTAAAACTACCAGATGCTATTGTGGCAGCCTCTTCATTTTATAGCAAATTACCTTTGCTAACAGCAGATAAGGCATTTGAGAAAATTGACGAATTGGATGTCATCATTTACTCTGCTGAATAA
- a CDS encoding DUF805 domain-containing protein → MTKYFWNRGRVNRQEFGIISLILWVLFLTVGLNINPESNAIIYFCIFVFYLYCALCAKRYHDLNRWGINGYVWFLIPILNLFYLYELHFKKGDDVMNKYGPPSKFNIFTSKSESPIISQKEDLPLKVIITESDYCHLIKFNYGQTTVGYYSVIDWLVNTGDYVEEGQDIMKVDFGTKGRGIVHSMKTGYIEIRFKAFLKFVDDDFLYAIYNCKENIPTPKPKSESLTQEPESLQIKPTSKKEACSVYLMHDTANNFYKIGVSKKPKYRESTLQSEKPTVDLLIAKEFPNRDIATSFEKALHETYKSKRLRGEWFELSQLEVDDLYNSLK, encoded by the coding sequence ATGACTAAATATTTCTGGAATCGAGGGAGAGTAAATCGGCAAGAATTTGGAATTATTTCCTTAATTCTATGGGTCCTCTTCCTTACAGTAGGATTGAATATAAACCCAGAATCAAATGCAATCATATATTTCTGCATATTCGTTTTTTACCTCTATTGTGCGTTGTGTGCTAAAAGGTATCATGATCTTAATAGATGGGGAATCAATGGTTATGTTTGGTTTCTAATTCCTATTCTCAACCTATTTTATTTATACGAACTTCACTTCAAAAAAGGCGATGACGTCATGAATAAATACGGACCTCCATCAAAATTCAACATTTTCACCTCAAAATCTGAATCACCAATTATAAGCCAAAAGGAAGATCTTCCTCTTAAAGTAATTATCACTGAGTCTGATTATTGTCATCTGATCAAATTCAATTATGGGCAAACTACGGTTGGTTATTACTCTGTAATTGATTGGTTAGTTAACACTGGGGATTATGTTGAAGAAGGCCAAGACATTATGAAAGTGGACTTTGGAACCAAGGGAAGAGGAATAGTTCACTCAATGAAAACAGGGTATATAGAAATACGGTTTAAAGCTTTCTTAAAATTCGTTGACGATGATTTTTTATACGCTATCTATAATTGCAAGGAGAACATACCAACTCCAAAACCCAAATCAGAAAGTTTAACTCAAGAACCTGAAAGTCTTCAGATTAAACCAACATCTAAAAAAGAAGCCTGTAGTGTTTACTTGATGCATGACACTGCAAATAATTTCTACAAAATAGGTGTTTCTAAAAAACCAAAATATCGAGAAAGTACCCTTCAAAGCGAAAAACCTACAGTTGATTTACTAATCGCCAAAGAATTTCCGAATAGAGATATTGCAACTAGTTTTGAGAAGGCTCTTCATGAAACATATAAATCTAAAAGACTAAGAGGCGAATGGTTTGAATTATCTCAACTAGAAGTAGATGATTTGTATAATTCCCTTAAATAA
- a CDS encoding GNAT family N-acetyltransferase, which yields MYTISPLDKSDYQEMIEVWEGSVRATHDFLPESRILELKPLILDQYFDAVQLFGVKEEGRILGFLGIHDTDIEMLFIHSETRGKGVGKALLLHAIEELNCTKVDVNEQNKQAVDFYLYMGFQIAGRSPLDGQGEPYPILHLSLR from the coding sequence ATGTATACTATTAGCCCATTAGACAAGTCCGATTACCAAGAAATGATAGAAGTGTGGGAGGGGTCAGTCAGAGCTACTCATGACTTCCTACCCGAGTCTAGAATCCTGGAATTGAAACCATTGATTTTGGATCAGTATTTTGATGCGGTACAGTTGTTTGGTGTGAAGGAAGAAGGACGAATACTTGGTTTTCTGGGTATACATGACACAGATATAGAAATGCTCTTTATCCATTCGGAGACCAGAGGAAAGGGCGTAGGTAAGGCTTTGCTTCTTCACGCCATCGAAGAGTTGAACTGCACCAAAGTGGACGTGAATGAGCAAAACAAGCAGGCTGTAGATTTTTATCTCTACATGGGCTTTCAAATCGCTGGCCGATCACCACTCGACGGACAAGGCGAGCCGTATCCTATTCTTCATTTGAGTTTGCGGTAG
- a CDS encoding MoaD/ThiS family protein → MPTIKFTANLKRFYPELSEIELESLDLNEILDELESRFKGLKDYVVDEQGQLRKHVNIFIGDELIQDRIKLSDAVKPTDEIYIMQALSGG, encoded by the coding sequence ATGCCTACGATTAAATTTACCGCGAACCTCAAACGATTTTATCCTGAACTATCAGAGATAGAATTGGAGTCTTTGGACCTGAATGAAATATTGGATGAGCTAGAAAGTAGATTCAAAGGGCTCAAGGACTATGTAGTAGATGAACAAGGGCAATTACGTAAGCACGTCAATATCTTTATAGGAGACGAATTGATACAGGATCGGATCAAACTCAGTGATGCTGTAAAACCTACAGACGAAATCTATATTATGCAGGCCCTTTCGGGCGGATAA
- a CDS encoding glycosyl hydrolase — translation MSKANLLLGTRKGLIIYQQDGDGWSHQSTHFLGIPVSLTLVDERSHTWWACLDHGHWGCKLHRSTDQGKNWKEIEAPKFAEGMEVKEGVPAAVKYLWAMSHGGKDKPGVLYIGTDPGALFKSTDNGDTWQLVESLWNHPSREKWFGGGRDNPGIHSVVVDPRDSNHIYVAVSCAGVFESFDAGETWQSANKGLKADFLPDPSSEIGQDPHILKACPTNPDVLWQQNHCGIFVTTDGAKNWKEVSQKEGPANFGFAVAIKHDNPDQAWVVPGISDEIRVAVDQALVVCRTDDGGKTWKEQRAGLPQENCFDIVYRHCLDISGDRLVFGTTTGNVYYSNDLGENWKQLSSDLPMVYSVEIAG, via the coding sequence ATGTCAAAAGCTAACTTACTACTCGGCACAAGAAAAGGATTGATCATCTACCAACAGGACGGTGATGGATGGAGTCACCAGTCTACACACTTTTTGGGCATTCCCGTATCACTTACGCTAGTGGACGAACGTAGCCATACCTGGTGGGCGTGCTTGGATCACGGGCACTGGGGTTGCAAGTTGCACCGAAGTACGGATCAAGGAAAAAACTGGAAAGAAATAGAAGCGCCTAAGTTCGCTGAAGGAATGGAGGTAAAAGAAGGAGTGCCGGCAGCGGTGAAATACCTTTGGGCCATGTCACACGGAGGCAAGGATAAGCCGGGTGTATTGTACATAGGCACTGATCCGGGTGCGCTTTTTAAGTCTACCGACAACGGAGATACCTGGCAGCTGGTAGAATCCTTGTGGAATCACCCCTCACGAGAAAAATGGTTCGGTGGCGGACGCGACAATCCAGGTATTCATTCGGTGGTAGTAGATCCAAGAGACTCCAATCATATTTATGTGGCTGTGAGTTGTGCTGGCGTATTTGAGTCCTTTGATGCAGGGGAGACCTGGCAATCTGCCAACAAAGGGTTGAAAGCAGATTTTCTACCCGACCCAAGTTCTGAAATTGGTCAGGACCCACACATTCTCAAGGCATGCCCAACTAATCCTGATGTGCTTTGGCAGCAAAATCACTGCGGCATATTTGTAACCACAGATGGCGCGAAAAACTGGAAAGAGGTCAGTCAAAAAGAAGGACCAGCCAATTTTGGATTTGCCGTAGCTATTAAGCATGATAATCCCGATCAAGCTTGGGTAGTACCGGGCATCAGCGACGAAATTCGTGTAGCTGTCGATCAAGCCTTAGTAGTTTGCAGAACAGACGATGGAGGGAAAACCTGGAAAGAGCAAAGAGCAGGGCTGCCACAAGAGAACTGTTTCGATATTGTTTATAGACACTGTTTAGATATTTCTGGAGACCGTTTGGTTTTCGGGACGACGACAGGTAATGTTTACTATTCCAATGATCTCGGAGAAAATTGGAAGCAACTCTCTTCGGATTTACCAATGGTCTACTCGGTAGAGATAGCAGGATAA
- a CDS encoding serine hydrolase encodes MKKPILLLAIALCVCLQSFAQTTDVDLKALDAYFEKMTKDWDVPSMSIGIVKDGELVFAKGYGVKEVGKKEAPDKNTLYAIASNSKAFTAAIIAQLVEEGKLDWNGKVKDYYPAFELYDPWVTAHTTIRDILSHRVGLGTFSGDVIWYKSDFTNEEILARIKNIPPDFDFRAGYGYSNLMYITAGEVIRNVTGKSWSENVKERILTPLGMDRTLTGPSALVSTGNYATPHARTDEKNIPIVWEDWEEIGALGGLISSVEDLSKWMITNMNHGVYEDDTLFSARSRNLMWTPHNNFVVDHTKPNDFGRHFSGYGLGWGISDYHNNLRIGHTGGYDGMLTAFNMLPNQKLGVIVLTNGMKSPMMAATYYALDQFLGVDGPDWSEKYLGYMGSTEEDPRITERKAKRVKGTKPSLDLSKYAGTYKADIYGDIKVTLEKGELRLNFPNAKALSATLKHWHYDVWEIDWDIEHAWFSFGTVQFNMDNNLNIERMTFDVPNDDIFFEELIPVRVD; translated from the coding sequence ATGAAAAAGCCCATCCTTTTATTGGCAATTGCCCTTTGCGTTTGCCTCCAATCTTTTGCTCAAACCACGGATGTTGATCTTAAGGCACTTGATGCCTACTTCGAAAAGATGACCAAAGATTGGGATGTGCCAAGTATGAGTATTGGTATCGTGAAAGATGGTGAATTGGTCTTTGCGAAAGGATACGGGGTCAAGGAAGTAGGGAAAAAGGAGGCGCCAGATAAAAATACTTTGTATGCCATCGCCTCCAATTCGAAAGCATTCACTGCAGCTATCATTGCCCAATTGGTAGAAGAAGGGAAATTAGATTGGAACGGAAAAGTGAAAGATTATTATCCTGCATTTGAGCTGTACGATCCATGGGTAACTGCCCATACCACCATAAGAGATATACTGAGTCATAGGGTAGGGTTAGGGACTTTCAGTGGAGATGTGATTTGGTACAAAAGCGATTTTACCAATGAAGAAATTTTGGCTAGAATCAAAAATATACCTCCGGATTTTGACTTTAGAGCAGGGTATGGTTACTCCAATCTCATGTACATCACGGCTGGGGAAGTTATTCGCAATGTGACGGGCAAAAGCTGGTCAGAGAATGTGAAAGAAAGAATCTTGACGCCGTTAGGGATGGATCGAACCCTAACGGGACCAAGCGCCTTAGTGTCCACTGGAAACTATGCAACGCCACACGCTCGAACGGACGAGAAAAACATCCCTATAGTTTGGGAGGATTGGGAAGAGATCGGAGCATTGGGAGGATTGATCTCTAGTGTGGAAGACCTTTCTAAATGGATGATCACAAATATGAATCATGGTGTATATGAAGATGACACTTTGTTTAGCGCTCGTTCAAGAAACCTCATGTGGACACCGCACAACAATTTTGTAGTGGATCATACCAAGCCGAATGATTTTGGTCGTCATTTCAGTGGGTACGGCTTAGGTTGGGGGATTAGTGATTACCACAACAACCTGAGAATAGGACACACTGGAGGTTACGACGGTATGCTCACCGCTTTCAATATGTTGCCTAATCAAAAGCTAGGAGTAATTGTATTGACGAATGGAATGAAAAGCCCTATGATGGCGGCAACCTATTATGCTTTGGATCAATTTTTAGGTGTAGATGGTCCGGACTGGTCTGAAAAGTATTTGGGCTATATGGGTAGTACGGAAGAAGATCCAAGAATTACTGAGCGCAAGGCCAAACGGGTGAAAGGTACTAAGCCCTCGCTTGACCTGAGCAAATATGCAGGGACTTACAAGGCAGACATCTATGGCGATATCAAGGTAACGCTCGAAAAAGGAGAGTTGCGATTAAACTTCCCGAATGCCAAAGCACTTTCAGCTACACTCAAACATTGGCATTATGATGTCTGGGAAATTGATTGGGATATAGAACACGCATGGTTCAGTTTCGGGACTGTACAGTTCAACATGGACAACAATTTGAATATCGAACGAATGACATTTGATGTGCCGAATGATGATATTTTCTTCGAAGAGTTGATTCCGGTCAGGGTAGATTAA
- a CDS encoding class I SAM-dependent methyltransferase — protein sequence MIPKNEQAQLRANLFRHLDGIGTAPTAYALHEKGVLSYLLEAKSSTLKELVERFNANEGYLNVALRILCSQGWINQFVDNKNDVISYTINEKSEPAFRWVTIYKEVVDLLKLSERFHPRKFELEPFLVLEKIFKNYCNRYDLPEPTNEYEREIQDQMLTHIEGIILGPTIVHLGMSGMFHKYFMEASFKPEEFHNDPESFTKLLNMFAHLGWFSENGGTYKFTEKGLFYAKRASAYGVTVSYIPTFRHLDELIFGNAKILVTEFGEEEKHVDRAMNVWGSGGAHAAYFKVVDEIIVDIFNQRIEDQPKGILDMGCGNGAFIQHLFDVIEQQTERGRRLDEYPLTLVGVDYNQAALKITKANLVQSDIWAKVIWGDIGRPDLLAQDLKGNYGIELNDLLNVRTFLDHNRIWQEPNHSGDILSDSKGAFAYQGVRKSNNLVQASLVEHFQKWAPFVRKFGLLLIELHTVDPELVAKNLGKSAVTAYDATHGYSDQYILEIDEFLKSLELVGLYPDKNQFRKFPNSDLASVTVNLFKEKQAS from the coding sequence ATGATACCCAAAAACGAACAAGCCCAACTTAGAGCAAATCTCTTCCGTCATTTGGATGGAATCGGTACTGCTCCCACAGCATATGCCCTCCACGAAAAAGGTGTGCTTAGTTATTTACTCGAAGCTAAATCTAGCACACTTAAAGAGCTTGTGGAGCGATTCAATGCCAATGAAGGTTACCTCAATGTAGCCTTGAGAATATTGTGTTCACAAGGTTGGATTAATCAGTTTGTAGACAATAAAAATGATGTGATTAGCTATACCATCAACGAAAAAAGCGAGCCAGCATTTCGATGGGTTACCATTTACAAGGAAGTAGTTGATTTATTGAAGCTTTCTGAGAGATTTCATCCTAGAAAATTTGAGTTGGAGCCTTTTCTTGTTCTTGAGAAAATCTTTAAAAATTATTGTAATAGGTACGATTTGCCTGAGCCGACCAATGAATACGAAAGAGAAATTCAGGATCAAATGTTGACTCATATAGAGGGAATTATTTTAGGGCCTACAATCGTCCATTTGGGTATGAGTGGGATGTTTCATAAGTACTTTATGGAAGCCAGTTTCAAGCCGGAAGAATTTCACAACGATCCAGAAAGTTTCACAAAACTGCTAAATATGTTTGCTCATTTGGGTTGGTTTAGTGAAAATGGCGGAACATATAAATTCACAGAAAAAGGCTTGTTTTATGCTAAAAGAGCTAGTGCCTATGGTGTCACCGTATCTTACATACCAACATTCAGACATTTGGATGAGCTGATTTTTGGGAATGCCAAAATTCTTGTTACGGAATTTGGTGAGGAAGAAAAACATGTAGATCGAGCAATGAACGTATGGGGAAGTGGAGGAGCACATGCGGCTTATTTTAAAGTAGTGGACGAGATTATTGTTGATATATTTAATCAGCGAATTGAGGATCAACCCAAGGGTATTTTGGATATGGGCTGTGGAAACGGCGCTTTTATTCAGCATCTTTTCGACGTGATTGAGCAACAAACTGAGCGAGGTAGGAGGTTAGATGAATATCCTTTGACACTCGTGGGAGTCGACTACAATCAAGCGGCTTTGAAAATAACCAAGGCCAATCTTGTGCAGTCCGACATCTGGGCAAAAGTCATATGGGGAGATATTGGAAGGCCTGATTTGCTTGCGCAAGATTTGAAAGGCAACTATGGTATTGAACTAAATGATCTACTGAATGTAAGGACATTTTTGGATCACAACAGAATTTGGCAAGAACCTAACCACTCAGGTGATATATTGAGTGACTCCAAAGGAGCTTTTGCTTATCAGGGAGTGAGAAAAAGCAACAACCTGGTTCAAGCATCATTAGTTGAGCATTTTCAGAAATGGGCTCCGTTTGTAAGGAAATTTGGACTGCTATTGATCGAGTTGCACACCGTTGACCCTGAGCTGGTGGCGAAAAATTTGGGGAAGTCTGCGGTAACGGCATACGATGCCACTCATGGTTATTCTGATCAATACATTCTGGAAATTGATGAATTTTTGAAGTCTCTGGAATTGGTAGGTTTGTATCCAGATAAAAACCAATTTCGGAAATTTCCCAATTCAGATTTGGCTTCGGTTACCGTCAACTTGTTCAAAGAAAAACAAGCTAGTTGA